One Gossypium arboreum isolate Shixiya-1 chromosome 13, ASM2569848v2, whole genome shotgun sequence genomic window, CAGTCTGACTATATCAGAGATATGCATCTTCgctaacttctgaagagaaaagtcCGTCTGAATCAGAATAAAGTGAGcgaacttggtcaatcgatccacgatgacccaaacagaatccttcttagtgggtgttaaaggcaacccactaacgaagccCATCGTCACTCGCTCCTATTTTCATAGAGGGATCTTAATTGGCTGCAATGAACCCGAAGGCAACTGGTGCTCATCTTTAACTTACTGGCATGTCTGACAACGAGCAACAAAATCAATAACTTCACGCTTTAAActtggccaccagtacaactcacgGAGGTCatgatacatcttattaccaccgggatgcatagcataaaggCTATTATGCGCCTCCTTCAAAATACACTGCCTCAGATCAGAATCGTTCGGTATATATATCCGTCCTTGAAAACACAAAACACCGTAACTATTTACCCCAAAGTCTGCAGTAGTGCCACTCTCAATCTGACGGAACACCAAAGTTTCATGCACTAACTATTTTTCTCAAATCTGCTTAATCCAAGTTAGCTTAACCTGTAACTCGACTaacagactcccatcatcaaacaaactAAGGCGAGAaaacatcaccctcaaatcagACATCGCTCTTCGGCTTAGAGCTTTGGcgaccacattggccttaccaggatgatactaGATGGTGCAATCATAATCCTTGAGCAGCTCAATCTATCgatgctgcctaagattcaactttTTTTGAGTaaagagatacttgaggcttttgtgattagTATAGATGATACATCTCTCACCATATAGATAGTGCCTCTAAATTTTTAGTGCAAAGACCACAGCAGCTAGCTCAAGGTCATGCGTAGGATAATGTCCTTCGTGTGTCTTAAGGTGACGGGaggcataagccacaaccttaccatgcTGCATCAGAGGACAACCCAATCTAGCATGCAAAGCATCACTGTATACTACAAGCTCCTTTTCagattcaggctgtatcagaacaggagcctgaTTTAAAGTagatttgagcttctcaaagcttgaTTGTTGCGTATCAATCCAGAAAAATGGTAAACCCTTACGCAGAAGCTTAGTTAATGGTGCAGCAATCAAAGAGAACCCCTCAACGAAACATCGACAGTATCCCACCAAACCCCAAAAGCTACGGATCTCAGATACATTGATAGGCTGTTTCCAACCCAGCACAGCCTCGATCTTTCCATGATTAACTCGAATCCCTTCAGCAGAAACTACGTGCCCCAAGAAAGTCACTTCACGTAGCCAGAACTCACAGTTGCTGAATTTAGCATAGAGCTGCTTCTCACGTAAAATCTGAGGCACTACTCTAAAATACTCATCATGCTTATCCTTAGTCTTAGAGTATAACAGAATGTCATCGATGAAGACCACGATGAACTGATCCAAATAGGGTTGAAATACACAATTCATCATATCCATGAATGCAGCCGAtgcatttgtcaaaccaaaagacataactaggaactcgtaatatcCATAACGAATCCTAAGTGCGGTCTTATAaacatcagcctccttaacccttaactgatgatatcctgatcgaagatcaatcttagagaacatAGAAGCCCCTcgaaactgatcaaataagtcgtcGATCCTcagaagtggatacttattcttaatggtcagcttGTTCAATtaccgataatctatacacatcctCATAGTCCTatcttttttcttaacaaatagaacTGGTGCTCTTCAAGCAGACACACTAGGACGGATGAAACCACGGTTCAAAAGTTCCTGCAGTTGAGCCTTAAGTTTTGTAAGCTTCTTCGGTGCCATACGGTAGGGAGTGATGGACATCAGATCTGTACCCGAAAGAAGCTCGATCCCAAATTCAATGTCTCGGTTCAGAGGCAATtctggtaactcctcaggaaaaagaATCTGAAAAATTCCTCATAGTTATGATATCCCCAATTGAAGAGTCCCAGAAGCAGAAACATTGACGTAGGCCAAGTATGCCTCACACCTTTTCCGAACCAATTTCTCAGCTACAAGCACGgagatcacattagacaaataatctcgATACTCTTCGATCACAACCACCTCATCATCCACCTTAGTTCTCAGAACGACCCTCTTAATCGGATAATCCAGGCTAACCCGGTGCTTAACCAACCAGTctattcccagaattatatcgaacttTCCAATCAGAAGCTCCATAAGATTCGTCAAAAATACAGTTCCTTGCACCACTAAGGGTCCCCTATAAAGTTTACTAACCTGAACAGACTACCCCAACGGACTCAGTACAGTGACCTCACTCATAGTGCTCTCCACAGAAGTCCCCAAATTCTCAGATACATTACTAGCTATGTATGAGTGAGTAGACACTATGTCTATTAAAGCAAAGGTAAGGTGCATAAAAAATAAGGAACGTACCGGTGATGACGTCAGGAGTATCTCTGTCCTTTTGgtgac contains:
- the LOC108462372 gene encoding uncharacterized protein LOC108462372, producing MVASEYERCVRFQDGLRDNLRVLRALQRERDFTVLVKKVKIAVDVKRAKSQNRDLKRVRVRAPVSSIALIGLQLCSDCGRRHPGECWWRIEACLRCGSLEHLIREYPLRADQVQAPTSGSAQPQGVVQQPLRGSGQARGGNGMGRGQRAPCQGTGQTEARQPTLVYAARHQKDRDTPDVITDIVSTHSYIASNVSENLGTSVESTMSEVTFDIILGIDWLVKHRVSLDYPIKRVVLRTKVDDEVVVIEEYRDYLSNVISVLVAEKLILFPEELPELPLNRDIEFGIELLSGTDLMSITPYRMAPKKLTKLKAQLQELLNRGFIRPSLRVKEADVYKTALRIRYGYYEFLVMSFGLTNASAAFMDMMNCVFQPYLDQFIVVFIDDILLYSKTKDKHDEYFRVVPQILREKQLYAKFSNCEFWLREVTFLGHVVSAEGIRVNHGKIEAVLGWKQPINVSEIRSFWGLVGYCRCFVEGFSLIAAPLTKLLRKGLPFFWIDTQQSSFEKLKSTLNQAPVLIQPESEKELVVYSDALHARLGCPLMQHGKVVAYASRHLKTHEGHYPTHDLELAAVYHPGKANVVAKALSRRAMSDLRVMFSRLSLFDDGSLLVELQIESGTTADFGVNSYGVLCFQGRIYIPNDSDLRQCILKEAHNSLYAMHPGGNKMYHDLRELYWWPSLKREVIDFVARCQTCQ